From a region of the Synechococcus sp. RS9916 genome:
- the zwf gene encoding glucose-6-phosphate dehydrogenase, which yields MSATMTTNPLRVGLRQERVIAPQCLVIFGASGDLTHRKLVPALFELFLQRRLPSEFAVLGCARRPWSDEEFRSKMAAAMGDKVSENPQAWEQFSAGMFYEPVDLQQTQDVVRLGTRLDAIDRLRATRNNRTFYLSVSPKFYGSGCRALADAGLLRDPERSRVVIEKPFGRDYSSAQALNKVVQSCGQENQIFRIDHYLGKETVQNIMVLRFANTIFEPIWNRNYISSVQITAAETVGVEERAGYYEGSGALRDMVQNHLTQMLAITAMETPGRFDPEAIRSEKAKVLQAARLADELEPWNCCIRGQYGPGGSQAAPLKGYREEPGVDPNSTTETYVAMKLFIDNWRWQGVPFYVRTGKRLAKRLSEVVLTFREAPVHLFDAAGGSPTANQLILRIQPDEGAEFRFEVKSPGSGMRSRPVEMEFSYDESFGEPSDEGYVRLLADAMLSDPTLFTRSDEVEAAWRLYTPLLELIEDSPWRLPIHPYESRTWGPAAADSMLARDGLLWRRP from the coding sequence ATGAGCGCCACGATGACGACGAACCCCTTGCGGGTTGGCCTCCGTCAGGAACGGGTGATTGCACCGCAGTGCCTGGTGATTTTTGGCGCCAGCGGCGATCTCACCCACCGCAAGCTGGTGCCCGCCCTGTTCGAACTGTTCCTACAGCGACGACTCCCCAGCGAATTTGCCGTGCTGGGCTGTGCTCGGCGCCCCTGGAGCGATGAAGAATTCCGCTCCAAGATGGCCGCCGCCATGGGCGACAAGGTCAGCGAAAATCCGCAGGCCTGGGAGCAGTTCTCCGCAGGCATGTTCTACGAACCGGTGGATCTGCAGCAAACCCAGGATGTGGTGAGGCTCGGCACCCGCCTCGATGCCATTGACCGGCTCAGAGCCACACGCAACAACCGCACCTTCTACCTCTCGGTGTCGCCCAAGTTTTACGGAAGTGGTTGCCGTGCCTTGGCGGATGCAGGCCTACTGCGCGACCCAGAACGCAGCCGTGTCGTGATCGAGAAGCCGTTCGGCCGTGATTACAGCAGCGCCCAGGCTCTGAACAAAGTGGTGCAATCCTGCGGCCAGGAAAATCAGATTTTCCGGATCGACCACTACCTGGGCAAAGAAACAGTCCAGAACATCATGGTGTTGCGGTTTGCCAACACGATTTTCGAACCGATCTGGAACCGCAACTACATCTCCAGCGTGCAGATCACCGCAGCGGAGACCGTCGGGGTCGAGGAACGCGCTGGTTACTACGAAGGCTCAGGAGCCCTGCGCGACATGGTGCAGAACCATCTCACGCAGATGTTGGCGATCACCGCCATGGAAACCCCAGGCCGGTTCGACCCGGAGGCAATCCGAAGCGAAAAGGCCAAGGTGCTGCAAGCGGCGCGATTGGCCGATGAGCTGGAGCCCTGGAATTGCTGCATTCGTGGTCAATACGGCCCAGGAGGCAGCCAGGCCGCTCCGCTGAAGGGGTATCGCGAAGAGCCTGGCGTGGACCCCAACAGCACCACCGAAACCTATGTGGCGATGAAACTGTTCATCGACAATTGGCGCTGGCAAGGGGTGCCCTTCTACGTGCGCACCGGCAAGCGTCTCGCCAAACGACTGAGTGAAGTGGTGCTGACCTTCAGGGAAGCACCCGTGCATCTTTTCGATGCCGCCGGAGGCAGCCCCACGGCCAACCAGCTCATCCTGCGCATCCAGCCCGACGAAGGAGCCGAATTCCGCTTTGAAGTCAAGTCTCCTGGGTCAGGCATGCGTAGCCGACCTGTGGAAATGGAGTTCTCCTACGACGAATCCTTCGGTGAGCCGTCCGATGAGGGCTATGTGCGCCTCCTGGCCGACGCCATGCTCAGTGATCCCACCCTGTTCACCCGGAGTGATGAGGTGGAGGCCGCCTGGCGCCTGTACACGCCGCTACTGGAACTGATCGAAGACAGCCCCTGGCGGCTGCCGATCCACCCCTACGAATCCCGCACCTGGGGCCCCGCCGCTGCCGATTCGATGTTGGCCCGCGATGGGCTGCTTTGGCGACGCCCCTGA
- a CDS encoding glucose-6-phosphate dehydrogenase assembly protein OpcA: protein MSPQLTLQTPLELPPSEVPGYLEQLWTKDQPGSQGAHTFCLLVWQPAWVEQQLLRTGRINGPITGVQQENVIAAARQVVSDSDLPLNTPPLSAEVSEALAKMSGDGRGDDLRGQHVDAAVSALRPRRLITLAPSLDSTQGLETLVAAYCPLPEEGGGTAACGDVVVLRGGHTALKQGLTILQPLLPEDLPSWVWWNGSLDEAPELLQQLAVRPRRLILDSAVGEPVHGLDLLRKRIEAGQSVNDLNWLRLRSWRETLAMVFDPPQRRNALGHVVQLDIDVEGEHPVQGLLLAAWIADRLGWTLNSRHDEPDHSITAIFSRADGATVKFRLAAVPMGQPSIHPGQIVGLRLICQPENQPAACVILCAESGGCMRLEAGGMASMELIEEVVPVQHSPVEADVARLLEGGHDTTNPLLAAAAPLAAKLIH, encoded by the coding sequence ATGTCACCCCAGCTCACCCTTCAGACCCCCCTGGAGCTCCCCCCCTCGGAGGTACCCGGTTACCTCGAGCAGCTGTGGACGAAGGACCAACCCGGCTCCCAAGGCGCCCACACGTTCTGTTTGCTCGTGTGGCAACCGGCCTGGGTGGAGCAGCAGCTGCTCCGCACCGGTCGGATCAATGGCCCCATCACAGGTGTGCAACAGGAGAACGTGATTGCCGCGGCCCGACAAGTGGTGAGCGACAGCGATCTCCCCCTGAACACGCCGCCCTTGAGCGCTGAGGTGAGTGAGGCCCTGGCCAAGATGAGCGGCGACGGTCGAGGCGATGACCTGCGTGGGCAACACGTCGATGCCGCGGTGAGCGCGCTGCGTCCGCGCCGATTGATCACCCTGGCCCCGAGCCTCGACAGCACCCAAGGGCTGGAGACCCTGGTTGCGGCCTACTGCCCACTCCCCGAAGAAGGTGGGGGGACAGCCGCCTGCGGCGACGTGGTGGTGCTGCGGGGTGGCCATACAGCCCTCAAACAAGGCCTCACGATCCTGCAACCGTTACTTCCAGAGGACCTTCCCTCCTGGGTGTGGTGGAACGGCAGCCTGGATGAAGCCCCAGAACTCCTTCAACAGTTGGCCGTACGCCCCCGCCGGCTGATTCTGGACTCCGCTGTCGGGGAGCCGGTGCACGGTCTGGATCTCCTGCGCAAGCGAATCGAAGCGGGGCAGTCGGTGAATGACCTCAACTGGCTGAGGTTGCGGAGCTGGCGCGAGACCCTGGCCATGGTCTTCGACCCTCCTCAGCGCCGGAATGCCCTTGGCCACGTGGTGCAGCTGGATATCGATGTGGAAGGCGAGCATCCGGTGCAAGGTCTGCTGCTGGCCGCCTGGATCGCCGATCGCCTCGGCTGGACGTTGAACAGCCGCCACGACGAGCCCGACCACAGCATCACGGCCATCTTCAGCCGTGCCGATGGCGCGACCGTAAAGTTCCGGCTCGCGGCGGTGCCCATGGGGCAACCGAGCATCCACCCCGGTCAGATCGTGGGGCTGCGCTTGATCTGTCAGCCGGAGAACCAGCCCGCCGCCTGTGTGATTCTGTGCGCGGAATCCGGCGGTTGCATGCGCCTGGAAGCAGGCGGGATGGCCAGCATGGAACTGATTGAGGAAGTGGTGCCTGTGCAGCACAGCCCGGTTGAAGCCGATGTGGCTCGCTTGCTGGAAGGCGGACACGACACCACCAATCCCTTGCTGGCGGCAGCGGCGCCCCTGGCTGCGAAGCTGATCCACTGA
- a CDS encoding cobyrinate a,c-diamide synthase: MACLIAAPASGSGKTLLSLSLIAWARSRGLSVQPFKVGPDYLDPQLLGAAAGLPCRNLDLPLCGEAWVRDSFHGHGGRTELCLVEGVMGLFDGIGPTSEGSSAAVARLLGLPVVLVVDAGGQAQSLAALVRGFQLHDPALNLAGVVLNRVSTPRHRQLMQEVLDGIGVPLLGCLPRTVDLELPSRHLGLAPAHEIEAFRQRLDAWARLADEHLEMEVLRPLLEAPAIGPDPVQQQCSRQPVETPQSPLPVAVARDEAFHFRYPEMQDWLDALAMPVIPWQPLADEPLPDEACGLILPGGFPELHAAELSQCERSLSSLRGWFGQRPIYAECGGMLLLGQSITDGSGQSHAMAGVLPFHATKGRLQVGYRRLEAEQDGLLLRRGETLTGHEFHRWELSAETPSADSVGKLRPLWQVEGWQVPRRREGWNHPSLHASWVHLHWGGCWTISCRWRAAVEAATGKTAVVSSPDRNPRRFS, translated from the coding sequence ATGGCCTGCCTGATCGCTGCACCGGCCAGTGGCAGCGGCAAAACCCTGCTGAGTTTGAGTTTGATCGCCTGGGCCCGCAGCCGTGGGCTCAGTGTTCAGCCGTTCAAGGTGGGGCCCGACTACCTCGATCCCCAACTGCTTGGTGCCGCAGCAGGTCTGCCCTGCCGCAACCTCGACCTCCCCCTGTGTGGTGAAGCCTGGGTCCGAGACAGCTTCCACGGCCATGGCGGCCGCACAGAGCTGTGTCTGGTAGAGGGCGTGATGGGGCTGTTTGACGGCATCGGCCCCACCAGCGAAGGCAGCAGCGCTGCAGTGGCTCGCCTGCTGGGGCTGCCCGTGGTGCTGGTGGTCGATGCAGGCGGTCAGGCCCAATCCCTGGCTGCCCTGGTGCGGGGGTTTCAGCTCCATGACCCTGCCCTGAACCTGGCGGGAGTCGTACTGAATCGAGTGAGCACGCCACGCCATCGGCAACTGATGCAGGAGGTGCTGGATGGCATTGGCGTGCCCCTGCTGGGCTGCCTGCCTCGCACCGTTGATCTGGAACTCCCCAGTCGCCACCTGGGGCTGGCGCCAGCCCATGAAATCGAGGCCTTCCGCCAACGGCTTGATGCCTGGGCGCGATTGGCCGATGAGCACCTTGAGATGGAGGTGCTGCGACCGCTGCTGGAGGCCCCTGCCATCGGCCCCGACCCGGTGCAACAACAGTGCAGCCGACAACCGGTTGAAACTCCCCAGTCGCCACTCCCAGTGGCCGTGGCCAGGGATGAGGCCTTTCATTTCCGCTACCCGGAGATGCAGGACTGGCTGGATGCCCTCGCGATGCCGGTGATTCCCTGGCAGCCCCTGGCTGATGAACCGCTACCGGACGAGGCTTGCGGCCTGATCCTGCCGGGGGGGTTCCCTGAGCTGCATGCCGCCGAGCTCAGTCAATGCGAACGCAGCCTCTCCAGCCTGCGCGGTTGGTTTGGCCAGCGCCCGATCTACGCCGAATGCGGCGGCATGTTGTTGCTGGGGCAGAGCATCACCGATGGGAGCGGGCAATCCCACGCCATGGCGGGAGTGCTCCCTTTTCATGCCACAAAGGGGCGACTGCAGGTGGGCTACCGGCGGCTTGAAGCGGAGCAAGACGGCCTCCTGCTCCGCCGCGGCGAGACGCTGACAGGCCATGAATTCCATCGCTGGGAACTGAGTGCGGAAACTCCATCGGCTGACTCAGTTGGCAAGTTGCGGCCCCTTTGGCAGGTTGAAGGGTGGCAGGTTCCCCGTCGGAGGGAAGGATGGAATCACCCAAGTCTTCACGCCAGCTGGGTCCACCTCCACTGGGGCGGATGCTGGACGATCTCATGCCGATGGCGCGCCGCAGTCGAAGCCGCAACGGGCAAGACCGCGGTCGTTTCGTCACCCGACAGAAACCCAAGACGGTTCAGCTGA
- a CDS encoding acylphosphatase gives MVEGEVQGVGFRSTCCRRATELGLSGWVRNLNDGRVEVQIEGPSLQLNELRLWCERGPSSATVRKVRLSHLPVTGDDWFEIKP, from the coding sequence ATGGTGGAAGGGGAGGTGCAAGGGGTCGGCTTTCGCAGCACCTGCTGCCGGCGTGCCACCGAACTGGGGTTGAGCGGCTGGGTGCGCAACCTCAACGATGGACGGGTGGAAGTTCAGATTGAAGGCCCCAGCCTGCAGCTGAACGAATTGCGTCTGTGGTGCGAACGGGGGCCGAGCAGCGCCACTGTGAGGAAGGTGCGCCTAAGCCATCTACCGGTCACCGGAGATGACTGGTTCGAAATCAAGCCCTGA
- a CDS encoding histidine phosphatase family protein — translation MNTRQLWLLRHGATEWALNGRHTGSTDLPLLPEGETEARGLAPVLSQHSFAAVFSSPLQRARRTCELGGLGDQVVVLEALQEWSYGDYEGITTAEIQREVPDWSIWTHGCPNGEDAAAVQQRCQQVIDRAMAVTEPGDVALFAHGHLLRALTGTWLGLGAQGGGLFKLSTGSICVLGHEHGQRAVSRWNAPTSGAF, via the coding sequence ATGAACACCCGACAGCTCTGGCTACTGCGTCATGGGGCCACGGAATGGGCCCTCAACGGACGCCACACCGGCTCCACCGACCTGCCCCTGTTGCCGGAAGGAGAAACCGAGGCACGGGGGTTGGCTCCTGTGCTCAGCCAGCACTCCTTCGCTGCGGTGTTCAGTTCCCCGCTGCAACGGGCCAGGCGCACCTGTGAGCTCGGCGGCCTGGGTGACCAGGTTGTGGTGTTGGAGGCCCTACAGGAGTGGAGCTACGGCGATTACGAAGGCATCACCACGGCCGAGATTCAACGCGAGGTGCCCGACTGGTCGATCTGGACCCATGGATGCCCGAACGGGGAAGACGCAGCAGCGGTTCAACAACGCTGCCAACAGGTGATCGACCGCGCCATGGCCGTGACCGAGCCAGGGGATGTGGCCCTCTTTGCCCACGGCCATCTGCTGCGGGCCCTCACCGGCACCTGGCTCGGCCTGGGCGCGCAGGGAGGAGGGCTGTTCAAGCTGAGCACCGGTTCGATTTGCGTGCTGGGCCATGAACACGGTCAGCGGGCCGTGAGCCGTTGGAATGCACCCACCTCGGGTGCCTTCTGA
- a CDS encoding GAP family protein → MSDTTLWAELLAYGAGISLSPIHIAVLLLLLLGPNPVARGGWFVAGWVITTLATVSLLLTVGHTLVLDMTQGSDHRTGLDLLAGGALIAIGVKELLRAFADGDNPPSWTRSIDRFVAMPLPLLVGLGAITEVASPDDLFLFAKSAAVVLAAGLPTWQELVGLLAFTTGASLLLMLPLGAVLIGREKVLPLLEKGKQVLFARGELVVSGVSLALGGYLGWQGISGLMLT, encoded by the coding sequence ATGAGCGACACCACCCTCTGGGCAGAACTGCTGGCCTACGGCGCTGGCATCAGCCTTTCGCCCATTCACATTGCCGTGTTGTTGCTGCTGCTGCTGGGCCCCAATCCCGTGGCTCGCGGAGGCTGGTTTGTGGCCGGCTGGGTGATCACCACCCTGGCGACGGTGAGCCTGCTGCTCACCGTGGGGCACACCCTGGTGCTCGACATGACCCAAGGCTCCGACCACCGCACCGGACTGGATCTTCTGGCAGGTGGCGCCCTGATCGCCATTGGTGTCAAAGAACTGCTGAGGGCGTTTGCCGATGGCGACAACCCACCCAGCTGGACCCGAAGCATTGACCGGTTTGTGGCCATGCCCTTGCCTTTGCTGGTGGGATTGGGAGCCATCACCGAGGTCGCCAGCCCCGACGACCTGTTCTTGTTCGCCAAATCCGCGGCCGTGGTGTTGGCCGCTGGGTTGCCCACCTGGCAGGAGCTGGTGGGCCTGCTGGCCTTCACCACCGGTGCCAGCCTGTTGCTGATGCTGCCGTTGGGCGCTGTGCTGATTGGGCGGGAGAAGGTGCTGCCGCTGCTGGAGAAAGGCAAGCAGGTGTTGTTCGCCCGCGGGGAGCTGGTGGTCAGCGGCGTCAGCCTTGCCCTTGGTGGCTATCTGGGCTGGCAGGGGATCAGCGGCCTGATGCTCACCTGA